One part of the Paenibacillus silvisoli genome encodes these proteins:
- the ctaD gene encoding cytochrome c oxidase subunit I, whose product MKEVPTLAHGHAVKRYSGLMDWLTTVDHKKIGILYLLSGGFFFLVGGLEALLIRIQLWKPLNDFVAAHTFNELLTMHGTTMIFLAAMPMIFALMNAIVPLQIGARDVAYPFVNAIGFWTFFAGGVLLNISWFAGGAPDAGWTAYAPLSTSTYSTSHGLDYYVIGLQIAGIGTLVGGINFLVTIINMRAPGMSFMRMPMFTWTAFITSALILFAFPALTVGLVAMMFDRVFSGNFFEPTNGGNAVLWEHIFWIFGHPEVYILILPAFGVISEVISTFSRKRLFGYSSMVFATVLIGFLGFMVWAHHMFTTGLGPVANALFSIATMLIAVPTGIKIFNWLFTMWGGSIRFTTANLFAIGFVPTFVMGGVTGVMLAAAPADFQYHDSYFVVAHFHYVIVGGLIMGLFSGLYYWWPKMFGRMLDEGLGKLSFWTFYIGFHLTFFVQHFLGLMGMPRRVWTYLDGLGFNNLNLISTIGAMLMGVGTIVFLLNVVITSMKPKTASNDPWEDGRTLEWTISSPAPEYNFLQTPLVRGYDAFWKEKMEGKNAMVPAEPIGPIHMPSPSILPFVMSIGLFIAGFGFMYAKGDYGTGIWASILNHHILAIFGLAITLVCMFLRSVYDDHGFHIEPDELHGDKGVKA is encoded by the coding sequence ATGAAGGAGGTACCTACTTTGGCTCACGGACATGCGGTTAAACGGTATAGTGGCCTGATGGATTGGCTGACGACCGTCGACCATAAAAAAATCGGCATTCTGTATCTGTTATCGGGCGGATTCTTCTTCCTGGTTGGCGGATTGGAAGCTCTCCTGATTCGGATTCAGCTATGGAAGCCGTTAAATGACTTCGTAGCGGCGCATACGTTCAACGAATTGTTGACGATGCACGGTACGACGATGATCTTCCTTGCGGCGATGCCGATGATATTCGCGTTAATGAATGCGATCGTGCCGCTGCAAATCGGCGCGCGGGACGTTGCGTACCCGTTCGTTAACGCAATCGGCTTCTGGACATTCTTCGCGGGCGGCGTTCTGCTGAATATCAGCTGGTTTGCCGGCGGCGCTCCGGATGCGGGCTGGACGGCATATGCTCCGCTTTCGACGTCGACTTACAGCACTTCACATGGTCTCGATTATTATGTTATCGGTCTCCAAATTGCCGGTATCGGTACGTTGGTAGGCGGTATCAACTTCCTGGTAACAATCATTAACATGCGTGCACCGGGCATGAGCTTCATGCGTATGCCGATGTTCACATGGACGGCGTTCATCACTTCGGCGCTGATTCTGTTCGCTTTCCCTGCTCTGACGGTTGGTCTGGTAGCGATGATGTTCGACCGCGTATTCAGCGGCAACTTCTTCGAACCGACGAACGGCGGTAATGCCGTACTTTGGGAGCATATCTTCTGGATTTTCGGACACCCTGAGGTTTACATTCTGATCTTGCCTGCTTTCGGCGTTATTTCCGAGGTTATCAGTACGTTCTCGCGTAAACGGTTGTTCGGTTACAGCTCCATGGTATTCGCTACGGTGCTGATCGGATTCCTTGGCTTCATGGTTTGGGCGCATCACATGTTCACGACAGGTCTTGGACCGGTTGCGAACGCATTGTTCTCCATTGCAACGATGTTGATCGCCGTACCGACCGGTATCAAAATCTTTAACTGGCTGTTCACGATGTGGGGCGGTTCGATCCGTTTCACAACGGCTAACCTGTTCGCAATCGGCTTCGTTCCGACATTCGTTATGGGTGGCGTAACGGGGGTTATGCTTGCGGCAGCGCCTGCTGACTTCCAGTATCACGATTCGTACTTCGTCGTAGCTCACTTCCACTACGTTATCGTCGGTGGTTTGATTATGGGTCTGTTCTCCGGCCTATACTACTGGTGGCCAAAAATGTTCGGTCGCATGCTTGACGAGGGACTGGGCAAGCTTAGCTTCTGGACGTTCTATATCGGTTTCCACCTGACATTCTTCGTACAGCATTTCCTTGGCTTGATGGGGATGCCGCGTCGCGTATGGACGTACTTGGATGGGTTGGGCTTCAACAACCTGAACTTGATCAGTACAATCGGCGCAATGCTGATGGGCGTAGGTACGATCGTATTCTTGCTCAACGTTGTTATCACGTCAATGAAACCTAAAACGGCTTCAAACGATCCGTGGGAAGACGGCCGTACGCTGGAATGGACGATTTCGTCCCCGGCTCCAGAGTACAACTTCCTGCAAACGCCGCTTGTACGCGGTTATGACGCTTTCTGGAAAGAGAAGATGGAAGGCAAGAACGCGATGGTTCCTGCGGAGCCGATCGGTCCGATTCATATGCCTTCGCCATCGATTCTGCCATTCGTGATGTCGATCGGCCTCTTCATCGCAGGCTTTGGCTTCATGTATGCGAAAGGCGAT